In Bacteroidota bacterium, one DNA window encodes the following:
- a CDS encoding 4-hydroxybenzoate octaprenyltransferase: MNKYFSFVKIEHTLFSLPMIYSGMALGYFALSNAHQPVPSTFELIKLGVLVLVAATGARTTGFAMNRIVDRHIDAKNPRTATRDLPSGRMTLSQGYSVLAAGIVIYLIAASQINSLCFALSPIPLLVFGLYPFLKRFTVLAHFGVGLSLALGSLGGYFAVNPMVDMRILPAACLFLFTWCWVAGFDIIYATADEEFDKKEGLFSFPARFGKKRALRYSGFIHVLAFLLLAGVYLSAFAGSIVVAILLIAAGYLLYLEQAKAEDVELAFFKINALLGFVVFSFVLTGVELALP; this comes from the coding sequence GTGAACAAGTATTTTTCATTCGTCAAGATCGAGCATACGCTCTTTTCGCTCCCGATGATCTACTCGGGTATGGCGCTCGGCTACTTTGCGCTTTCGAACGCACATCAGCCTGTGCCGAGCACGTTCGAGCTCATTAAGCTTGGGGTATTGGTGCTCGTTGCCGCGACCGGAGCCCGCACGACCGGCTTCGCGATGAATCGTATCGTGGATCGCCACATTGATGCGAAGAATCCTCGTACTGCGACACGTGATCTCCCGAGTGGTAGAATGACACTGTCACAAGGATACAGTGTCCTTGCGGCGGGTATTGTCATCTATCTCATCGCCGCGTCGCAGATCAACTCGCTATGCTTTGCGCTCTCTCCGATCCCACTGCTGGTGTTCGGCTTGTATCCGTTTCTCAAACGATTCACGGTGCTCGCGCATTTTGGCGTGGGCCTCTCGCTCGCACTAGGCTCGCTCGGCGGTTATTTCGCGGTTAACCCCATGGTTGACATGCGAATCTTGCCCGCAGCCTGTCTCTTCCTCTTTACGTGGTGTTGGGTGGCAGGCTTTGATATCATCTATGCTACTGCCGACGAAGAGTTCGACAAGAAGGAGGGCCTGTTCTCGTTCCCAGCTCGTTTTGGCAAGAAGCGCGCATTGCGTTATTCCGGCTTCATTCATGTGCTCGCCTTCCTACTGTTGGCTGGTGTTTATCTTTCTGCCTTCGCAGGGAGCATCGTTGTTGCCATCCTGCTGATCGCCGCAGGATACCTGCTGTATCTCGAACAGGCGAAAGCGGAAGATGTCGAACTTGCATTCTTCAAGATCAATGCGTTGCTTGGCTTTGTCGTCTTCAGTTTCGTTCTCACCGGTGTGGAGCTTGCGTTGCCATGA
- a CDS encoding sigma-70 family RNA polymerase sigma factor: MTTQLALSPAQRHQATSEAIRIERRKLLDFIRRRVPSEADAEDILQDVFYQFANAMQDGVITQTTAWLYRVAGNRIIDWYRKKKTENFSQVNAAMGGSEDGEFDIEDMIFDLEDGPEAVLERELIWDEITAALDELPTEQREAFVQQEMQGRSFREMSAETGTPINTLISRKRYAVLFLRERLQDLYDNLF; this comes from the coding sequence ATGACGACGCAATTAGCATTGAGCCCTGCACAGCGACACCAGGCGACCAGCGAGGCGATCAGGATTGAGCGGCGAAAGCTGCTCGACTTCATACGCCGTCGCGTCCCGAGCGAAGCCGATGCGGAAGACATTCTGCAGGATGTCTTCTATCAGTTCGCGAACGCAATGCAGGACGGCGTTATCACCCAAACAACCGCCTGGCTCTACCGTGTTGCGGGAAACCGGATCATCGACTGGTACCGCAAAAAGAAGACCGAGAACTTCTCGCAGGTGAATGCCGCAATGGGCGGCAGCGAAGACGGAGAATTCGACATCGAAGACATGATCTTCGACCTCGAGGACGGACCTGAAGCAGTGCTCGAACGCGAGCTGATCTGGGACGAAATCACCGCTGCGCTCGACGAGTTGCCGACCGAACAACGCGAGGCCTTCGTCCAACAGGAAATGCAAGGCCGCAGCTTCCGCGAGATGTCTGCCGAAACCGGCACACCCATTAATACCCTCATTTCACGCAAACGCTACGCCGTGCTTTTCTTGCGCGAGCGGTTGCAAGATCTCTACGACAATCTGTTTTGA
- a CDS encoding UbiX family flavin prenyltransferase, with translation MSEIAAPKPLRIAVGITGSSGSVYAQDFLKRCPGDKFVVMSKWGKAVAKDELGLADPEKQLAPYYKRAFADTDLTAPLASGTNRIDAYVIIPASTSTIGKIAAGIGDTLITRTAAVCLKERTKMIICVRETPLSTITLEQLAMLSREGVIVMPISPPLYYVPDTVEKYVQGFVDKVLQHCGVDVGGGWRSEDLE, from the coding sequence ATGAGTGAAATCGCCGCACCAAAGCCGCTTCGCATTGCCGTCGGGATTACCGGCTCGAGCGGTAGTGTGTATGCTCAGGATTTTCTGAAACGCTGCCCGGGTGACAAGTTCGTCGTCATGAGTAAGTGGGGAAAGGCTGTTGCCAAGGACGAACTTGGCCTCGCCGATCCTGAAAAGCAGCTTGCGCCCTACTACAAGCGTGCCTTTGCCGATACTGACCTGACAGCGCCTCTAGCCTCAGGCACGAACCGCATCGACGCATACGTCATCATCCCCGCGTCGACCTCGACGATCGGCAAGATCGCCGCGGGAATTGGTGATACGCTTATCACGCGAACGGCAGCCGTCTGCCTGAAGGAGCGGACGAAGATGATCATCTGCGTTCGCGAGACGCCGCTTTCGACCATCACGCTCGAACAGCTTGCGATGCTTTCTCGTGAAGGCGTCATTGTTATGCCGATCAGCCCTCCACTGTACTATGTGCCTGATACAGTGGAGAAGTACGTCCAGGGGTTTGTCGACAAAGTCCTGCAACACTGCGGCGTCGATGTCGGCGGCGGCTGGCGAAGCGAGGACCTCGAATAA
- a CDS encoding 3-dehydroquinate dehydratase — MNILILHGPNLNLLGEREPEVYGHDTLADINERLYRIAAELGVGVRAFQSNHEGVLVDLIHQFRKWADAIIMNPGAYTHYSYALRDAIAAFAKPLTEVHLSDLSKRESFRQRSVFEGLPNVTRIMGKGAAGYEEALRTLAATIS; from the coding sequence ATGAATATTCTCATCTTGCACGGCCCGAATCTGAACTTGCTCGGCGAACGTGAGCCGGAAGTGTACGGACACGATACGCTCGCTGATATTAACGAACGCTTGTACCGTATTGCGGCCGAGCTGGGTGTTGGCGTCCGAGCATTCCAGTCGAATCATGAGGGGGTGCTCGTGGACCTGATTCATCAATTTCGCAAGTGGGCGGATGCCATCATCATGAATCCGGGGGCATATACACATTACTCGTATGCGCTGCGTGACGCGATTGCAGCGTTCGCTAAACCCTTGACCGAAGTGCATCTTTCCGACCTGTCGAAACGTGAAAGTTTTCGGCAGCGATCGGTGTTTGAGGGGCTGCCCAATGTGACGCGTATCATGGGCAAGGGAGCCGCCGGGTATGAAGAGGCGCTTCGGACACTCGCTGCAACGATATCGTGA
- a CDS encoding UbiD family decarboxylase, translated as MRRAPIHTLRDFLRVLDAEGELLRISAPVDPFLETSEIAVRAMREGRKALLFENVIGSKYPLAMNILASDRRVELAIGTSPDALGQQLIHVAEQLMPPKPKAIYESAMSLGRRIVAARAKATATPRLDIATKLSDLPILQTWQDDAGKFITLPEVFTYDPRTGKRNVGMYRVQVFDEQTTGIHWQIQKGGGFHYRVAESMNRDLEIAIAVGTDPAMLLATIAPLPEGIDEVMFAGFLRGEATRMTRGKSVSIQVPADAEFVLEGIVPRVTRRLEGPFGDHFGHYSHAGMFPVFNVKKITTRENPIFAATVVGKPPMEDKWLGDATQRILSPLARLMHPEVSDIWAFFEAGFHNLLGIAMQQRYGKEAMKTALSLVADGQLSLTKCAVVVDHDVKNRDHRALIRAIGENFDPHYDLIIIPRVPLDTLDFTSYTMNLGSKMILDATRKFSASASGGAYPAREVNEFVGMTGTASAELSNIDGRIVGSRLIEDTLLVVKVRGPFSTAENAAKKTEAEFAAPQETVGSEVVKKLISVDAVRYLPRGTKIVAAVSEDVDLNSDLEVLWGIFTRFDAARDVFFTSSHLERTVPIYRGIMGIDATWKTGYPNPCIMDPVIVSRVNERWKEFGF; from the coding sequence ATGCGCCGCGCTCCGATCCATACGCTTCGTGATTTTCTTCGAGTTCTCGACGCCGAAGGAGAGCTTCTGCGGATCAGTGCTCCGGTAGACCCTTTTCTCGAAACCAGCGAGATCGCCGTCCGTGCGATGCGCGAAGGACGCAAAGCCCTTCTGTTCGAGAATGTCATAGGCTCGAAATATCCGCTTGCAATGAACATCCTCGCAAGCGACCGTCGGGTCGAACTTGCGATCGGTACGTCGCCCGATGCCTTGGGTCAGCAACTCATTCACGTCGCCGAGCAACTGATGCCCCCGAAGCCAAAGGCGATCTACGAGTCGGCCATGTCGCTCGGCCGTCGCATTGTTGCCGCCCGTGCCAAGGCGACTGCCACGCCGAGGCTTGATATTGCGACGAAGCTGTCGGATCTTCCGATCCTGCAAACCTGGCAGGACGACGCCGGCAAGTTTATCACGTTGCCCGAAGTCTTTACCTACGACCCGCGTACCGGCAAACGAAACGTGGGGATGTACCGTGTCCAAGTCTTCGACGAGCAGACGACGGGCATTCACTGGCAGATCCAGAAGGGCGGCGGCTTTCATTACCGCGTTGCCGAGTCGATGAACCGCGACCTCGAGATCGCCATTGCCGTTGGGACCGACCCTGCAATGCTGCTTGCGACAATCGCGCCGCTGCCCGAGGGGATCGACGAGGTCATGTTCGCCGGCTTTCTTCGCGGCGAGGCGACTCGGATGACGAGAGGGAAGTCGGTCAGCATCCAAGTACCCGCCGATGCCGAGTTCGTCCTCGAAGGCATCGTGCCGCGCGTGACGCGTCGGCTCGAGGGCCCGTTCGGTGATCACTTCGGTCACTACTCTCATGCGGGGATGTTTCCGGTCTTCAACGTCAAGAAGATCACTACCCGCGAAAATCCGATCTTCGCAGCAACCGTTGTCGGAAAGCCACCGATGGAAGACAAGTGGCTTGGCGACGCCACGCAACGGATCTTAAGTCCGTTGGCCCGACTCATGCACCCCGAAGTCAGCGACATCTGGGCATTCTTTGAGGCCGGATTCCATAACTTGCTCGGAATCGCAATGCAGCAACGCTACGGAAAAGAGGCGATGAAGACCGCCTTGTCGCTCGTTGCCGACGGTCAGCTTTCGCTGACGAAATGTGCTGTCGTTGTCGATCATGACGTCAAGAATCGAGATCATCGTGCCCTCATTCGTGCCATCGGCGAGAATTTCGATCCGCACTACGATTTGATCATCATTCCCCGCGTCCCGCTCGATACGCTCGACTTCACGTCCTACACGATGAACCTCGGCTCGAAGATGATCCTCGATGCAACGAGGAAATTCTCGGCGTCGGCGAGCGGGGGAGCATATCCTGCCCGTGAGGTTAACGAATTCGTTGGGATGACGGGGACGGCTTCCGCTGAGCTCTCGAACATCGACGGTCGAATCGTCGGCTCTCGCCTCATTGAGGATACGCTGTTGGTTGTCAAAGTACGAGGCCCGTTCTCTACGGCTGAGAATGCGGCGAAGAAGACCGAGGCTGAGTTTGCTGCGCCGCAGGAGACGGTAGGAAGCGAAGTCGTCAAGAAGCTTATCTCTGTCGATGCTGTCCGCTACTTGCCTCGCGGCACAAAGATCGTCGCGGCGGTTAGCGAGGACGTTGACCTTAACTCCGATCTTGAAGTCCTCTGGGGCATCTTCACCCGCTTCGATGCGGCGCGTGATGTATTCTTTACGTCGTCGCACCTTGAACGGACCGTCCCGATCTATCGAGGCATCATGGGCATCGATGCCACGTGGAAGACAGGGTATCCGAATCCGTGCATCATGGATCCGGTGATCGTCTCCCGTGTCAATGAACGTTGGAAGGAATTCGGATTCTGA